The segment ATAGATTTTTCCAAAGTGGAGATAAAATTGTAAGAGATTTACCTACAAATTATGTCAATTCATGTTCCtcttgaaaaaatcataaaaatcattaaaaaatatattttctgcaTAGGTTTACTAAACAAGGAAGTCTCAAGGATAAGACTGATTGCTCACCATCGAATGGATACTATTTCTTGCCACTGTATGACAAGGGCGAGTACATCCTCAAGATATCACCCCCACCTGGATGGAGTTTTGAACCGGAAGAAGttaaattggattttaatGGTGAAACGGACATTTGCAGCCAGGGGCGTGATGTTAATTTTGCATTCAGGGGCTTTGGTATCAGTGGACGCATTGCAATTCTCGGGCAACCACATTTGGGAGCACAGGGTGTACACGTTGAACTGCACGACTCCTCCAACAGTAAGGCCGATGTTCGTTTAACGACAACTGATTCATCGGGAAGCTTCTTCTTTACACCCGTAATCCCGGGCTTGTACAAAATTCGGGTACATCATGATAAATGGTATTTTGAGAAGACTGAAATAGCCGTGGAGGTAAATACAGGTAATACCGAATTACCTGAAAATTCCCTCCAAGTATCGGGTTTCGATATTATGGGCACCGTCCTAAGTGATGGACAATCATTTGGTAATATTGCCATTGCCCTTCTCCCTGAGAAAGGTATGAAGCATAGTCCAAAGTGCATAAGTTCCCAATACACGAGCACCATTAGTAGTGAACGTGGTTACTCGGAAATGCCACTATGTGTGAGCATGAGTGACAACGAGACGGGTTCTTTTACATTTAGCGGTGTTAATCCTGGGAAATATCTTGTGAAACCATTCTTCCCTCAATCCGACGTTATTTACAACATTGAACCCGACGCCATTGAGGTGACCGTTGAAAAGGACACCGTTGAACTGAGGCGGCATTTCGAAGTTAAAGGATTCAGTGTAACTGGAAGAATACTCACCAATGCAATTAATGGTAAAGGTGTTAAGAATGCCATGGTTAAGCTCAATGGGCTCGATGTTGCTCTCACGCAAGACGATGGATCgtataaatttgaaaatataaaatcggGGACATTCACAATTCAAGTAACTGCAGAAAATGTTCAGTTTACTGATCAAAATGTTGAGATTGCTGCTGGTAATCCCAGAATCCCAGATATCATTGTCTCAGAGTTCAAAGTATGCGGGCAGGTGGTATCAAGTGTTAGTCATCGTGTTGTCATCAAGGATTTACAGGAGATCTTTCATGTGGATTTAGAGACACCAGCTGGTGGTTCTGGGGGGTGGTGCACATACCTACCCAATGGCAAGTACACCGTTCAGGTGTTGCTGTctgatgaggaaaaaatggcaggaatacaatttattcccaaaatacaaaatatcaaTGTTAACTCCTCACCTCTATCTGGAATTGTTTTTCGACAACTCCGTGCCACTGTTGTGGGTGATGTTAAGTGCCTACCAGATGCTAAAGATAGTAGCGGATGCAAGGACATCACAATTAATCTCAATTCCCTCGATATGAGTGGCAATGATAATGGGCAGTACATTAGTGCTGTGCTCAAAAATGGCAAATACACCTTCACCGATGTTATGCCGGGAAAATATGAAGCAAGTGTCCAAGATACATCACTATGCTGGGAAACATCCCGGTATGCCTTTGTGGTGCAATCTGCCACCGAAACCATCCCAACATTCATTCATAGTGGCTTCAAAGTAACCATAATCGCAAGTCATGTGGTTAAGATGAAGTATCGTTGGGAGAAAGCACCAGCAAATGCCACAGAGCTAGTTGAGAAGGATCTACAGATTGGGCTGAATTTCTTCTGTGTCCCCAAGGAGGGGGTGTATAATGTTGAATTTGATTGGAATCACCAGTATGATCCGAAAGAGATTCCCAAAACTTTCTCAACAGGTGCAACAACACCCTATTTCGTGACCTTCTCGAAGCATCGCAGTATATTTGGACGGATTGAGCCACCCGTTGAGGGAGCTCGTGTTAAATTACATTTCCCAGGGAATTCAGAAATGGCTGATGTTGAAACAGAGAGCAACAACCGGGGAGAGTTTAAATTTACAAATGTTGATGCATCGGTGGAAATTGAAATAACGGCCACGAAGGAATCATACGAATTTACAGCCTTCAACAGGAATACAAATACAATCAATGCGAAGAAATTGTGCGAAATTGTGGCAACAGTTCGTGATGATGCTGGAAATCTCCTATCGGGCGTTCTCCTATCACTATCTGGTGGAGAGAGTTATCGGAAAAATCTTGTCACGGGAGATGATGGTGTGATAAAGTTCCATTCTCTCTCACcgagtgaatattttttgcggCCCATGATGAAGGAGTACAAATTCGATCCTGCCTCGAAGATTATTGATGTCCAAGAAGGATCAACTACGTTTGTTGATCTCACCGGACGACGTATATCCTTCTCAATTTTCGGCATTGTTACCACACTCAACGGGGAACCCTTCCCGAATGTTCTCGTTGAAGCCTTTGCCCAAGCACCATGCCCAAATCATCAAGAGGAGACAAATTCAGAGGCAAATGGACATTTTAGAATTCGTGGATTACAACCTGGATGTACGTATGATGTCCAGGTGAAGAAGGGAGGGGGAGCAGGAGGAAATATTCAAGTTGATCGAACAATTCCTGCaaagcataaaattgaaatgaagaaTGCCGATGTAAAAGATGCATCAATCATTGCAATTAGTCCTCTTGAATTTATAGACGTTACAGCGCGTGTAATGGCATCAAACAATAATCACTACAAATCCCTAAAGATTTCCCTCTTCAAGAAAGGCAATATGGACAAACCCGTGTACTCGCAACGCATTGATAGTCCCCTTAATCCCAAAAGTAACATTAATCCAGGTATAATGGTCTTCTTCCCACGCATACCATTCGACGGGAAAAGCACCTACATCGTGGATCTAAAGACGAGTCTTTCagagaagaatttcaaatttaatcaaCCAGTTGCGCAATTTATCGCCAATGAGAgtacaattttcattgaattaaatttcaatgctGACGTCCGAACAACCGATGGGGATCTCAATCCAAATTCAATTGTAGCCCTTGTACTCATCCTACTCATTGGCTTTGGCTTCCTAAAGCAAGATTTGGTAATTGAATTGGGAAGAATTCtgtggaataaattgaataccATCATACAGGAGGCAATTGATAGAAGACGCAAAAATGAAATAAGTAAATTTGATGAAAACTTCGATGAGAAAGAACTCGAGAGGCTggcaaaatcaattaattctgttaaaaagaagaaaattaagaaaattaattaactgcATGGTTGcagtttggaaaaaaatgtaagaaagacatttttaatatattaaaaaaaaaaagattttgaaagTGAATGAtgagtttgattttttgttggttttttgtgtatatttgtttgtgaaataaattaggaaaataaataatataaatagaGAAAACATCATGTGGTCCTTGTCGTCGTATTCGTGGTAATTATCAACACGTTcgtcgattttgaaaatttcattttcacgaTGCATTTAACACCCTCGTTGTAAGGTCAGTGGGTCAGTCGTATGGTACACAGTATGAGATATATATAACTAAGTCACGAATTGTCTTCTATTGACGATTTTCACTTTCATGCAGCTTTCTACTGATTCGTCTCATCAACATCTGACGTCCTAAGCTTTCAGAACTTTCATCATTCGCTTCAGGTGTTACAACATCCTCAATTGACTCATCAGTGCTGCTTTCCTCCTCAGTGGTATTCTTCTCATTAACTTGATCATCTGCGGGGGAGTAGCATTCCTTGAAGAGCCTCGCACAGTCCGATAGACTATGTGGTATCTCTGGGTAATTCCGATATTCTGACCACATTCCTCGACTCAGGTAGTTGTAGGCAAATCCAAAGAATGGATTATTCTTCGATTGAACTTCCATCTCGCACGTGAATCTCTTTCGGCACACCATTGTATCCACTCCTAGGACAGCAAATGCTAGACTTGTCCAATCAAATCCACcagagctaaaaaaaaagtttaattgtttttaatcttaaattaatgtttaactgaaagaaaaaaatttaaaaaaaaaactattcccaaaaattagagaatttgccaaaataatttatttagaatagtaattcaattaaaacataatgataaaatataaattttaaatattaaatacactgtcatcaaaaattttcacataatcaaaaactttttaaggCAAATTTCCAATGTCTATAACTCCTGCTATGGACAagcgattttcaaaaatttacccaATTTggaaaaggaattaatttacttttctaaTGATAGcaaatttgtcaaaatcggtgcactagcgaCCGATTTGCATGAGGTTTaagttgaaaggaaaattttgaaaaaaagtattttcgaATAGGTTTACTAAAATGGCTGTCGAGAAAGAACGGTTTAgctgattttcaaaaatttaccagttttgaaaaggtgagaaatgtacctttccaaaactagtgaatttttaaaaattagtacaCCACATCCCGAGTTATAGACGTTTGaaatttacattgaaaaattcccaatttttgcTCATTCGGGGAACTTTTTGAGGGTTGTGTATAGAACTAGAATAGAATGTAgacaaataaactttttttttacctttgtCTAGCACCTGCAGTGCCCTGATAGGCAACCCGACGCTTAGAATGTTGTATATCGGGAGCATCATGATGATCATCATGGTGAAAATCGAGATGATCATGGTGATCGTGGTGATCATGATGAATTTCCCCACCAGATGGTGGACCTGAACCTATTGTTTCAGGATTCCAAGCACTATAGGGATCAGGACCTGAGTACCCGCCACTGTAGGAAAAATCTGGGGATGTGTGGGGAACAATGTGCCCACTAAAagtatttaacaaaattagatatttttatttttctttaagttccTAACAAGGAAATTTATATATGGTTATCATACCTATCATAGGGAATAATGGGGCCCTCATGAATAATTTCTGGGCCGTGATTTTTGCAACCGAAAAGGGCACCTCCGGTCCATACTTTAAATCCAAAGAATGCCGTCGCCACAATCAAGATGAATACAATGACGAGCTTCAATTTTATAGCTACAAATGCTGAGATCGCATGTAGACCACCCAGCCCAACGAGAGGAACTgcgtaatgaaaaaaaaagaagacaatACAGGTCAATCGTTCCACTCTTGTCCacatctcaattttttaaatatatgtctattacacaaaattattttttatctttcgaatctctctcactctctcacaTTGCACAATCAACCGGaagttatatacatacaatttaACTTAAAGATTTGTATCCTTACATAGTGCACTATATAGGTGTTTCCGTCGCCGTGGTGTAATTTCCGTATCCttatcacttttatcactGATCTCCTCGGCTACAGAATAAATCACACAAAAGATGgtaatcacaaaaaataaaaataaaagttttttcgaCATCCTTTTAGCGGCATAAaacaatcataaaaaataatcccagatttttctttgtatccGCTACAGTCGCGCACTTTTCACCTTTTCACTTCCAACTATCAACACaaactgaaaaataaagttcAAGATCATCTTCTTTTATATTTGACAGTGAAATCTCTGGCGGGTAGTAAGTATAGTATATAATTGATCTCATTTGTATATTACTAACTCACGCATAATGTGCACACAAGACGTTACTggttaacgaaaaaaaagtgagaaaaataaaaggaaactGCCACTAAAAAGACTTTCTATttagagaagaaggaaaatatccTCCTgcaggaataaatttttcttcttcaattatGAGCGTTGCTTtcctttcaatattttaaggaaaattctaaatatatttatgtttttccgccatttttttttaaatgaaagtggaaaatgctgaTTCGTGTGATAAGTTAATTaacacattttctttcattgtaaTAAGTATTAAATTTCCCAATAAGATGACGATTAGCCctagttttttgttgttgttacaaattttggaatttttttcttttgtgtgaaAAGCATTTggcgcactttttttttgcttccatCCCATGTTTTGTCTTCTACTTGCTAATTTCTCCATCATGACTTGAAATTTCCCTGATATtgtacaaataaaagaaagattattacaaaaaaataaatcataagaaagatcaaaagtgaatttttaagCATAGCATGTGGCATTTTTAGTACAGCATTTAAAAGAGTTTAAAGAATAGAGTTCTTGCAGGAGGAACAAAAAATaggtttttccattttttattaacccttttacGTCCACGTGAAGCATACGTACTCTTTATATCACGATATTAATTCTTGCCTTTcacaattgaaaaaataaataaaacacataaaaatttgagaaaatagaatgtttcacgtttgggtctacTATGTATGACCAAtagaacgcgaaagggttaataaaatttattaataatttcacaatagatttttaattacaataaaatatcaatcagtaaattttaaatatgttttaaatcttaattaacgcatttttttaaaattcagctGCCAAGCCGTCCCGAGGGCGGACCTTATCCTCCAGTGGTCAAACGCTTCGCCCTAAATGCAAGTTTTTACTCGCCCAAGACGTATAATTACGTGAGATCCCAATTCCCGAAATGTTTCCCCCACTCCAGCACAATGAGACGTTGGCTAAAGAACGTTGATGGTGATCCAGGATTTTCCCAAGATGCCTTGGACGTAATCTCCAAAGCACAACGTTCATGTACAACACCATTGTTCATTCAAGTCTCTATTGATGAAATGAGCATTCGTCACCAGACTGAGTGGCATAATGGTAGGGTATACGGAGTTGTGGATTGTGGCATCAAGACAGAATTAATTGAACAACAGCCGCAGCCAAAAAAGTCACAGCTCACTACCGAAGTGCTTGTTTTCTTGGCAGTGTGCATCAATGGTACGTGGAAAATCCCTTTGGGATATTTTCCCTGTAGTTAGGTCATCTCATGGCAAAAGACTGCAGGCAGTGCTAGAAAGCtgaaaattggcataaatgttccttagggcatataaaggaaggaaaatgagtgCGGTTTGGTTTCGTCCGCTAAAAAGcatatggcggccaattttcaaaatggcgtcctttTAAGCTATAATGTAATCTAAAGTTTGTCGTAGgtggctgaaattttagtatgttatagctggcatcaagacctttccaacgataggtcatttgaCTTCCTAGGTACCCTAGAACCTGAGATATTgccatttttaggtttttctaTAGAAGCTCATATCTCCGGTTCTACGTAACGTACAAAGATGTTTGACCTatcattggaaaggtcttgcaatactctacaactctctagaacattgcaaaccaattaaaagaacatttatgggtcaaaaatacaaaaaaacaatgtgtaatttttgacgcaaaaattttcattaaaaaaataattttatcggaataaattttttctcagtgtattGTCCAGATTCAGACGTTTCCAAAACATGGTCATTATAGGCTGTAGCTCAAATAGAACTAGAGTTATAGCGATTtaaaaaacgtgaaatattgagaaaaaattcttgtaaatatttcaacaaaaggCAGAAATTTGTGTTTCATACTTCACTGATAGATGGCGTTGAGtgatgcaaaatttttttattaacttttttttagtaaaataagacttattttacattataattatgtttaatttacACCACATACCAAAATTAGTCATTACATTAACtaattaatatcaattttcataaaaaaaagcatgaatgtgttttcatttttgaatcacaaaaatttcagTGACGTATGAAACACAAATTTCTGccttttgttgaaatatttacaagaattttttctcaatatttcacgttttttaAATCGCTATAACTCTAGTTCTATTTGAGCTACAGCCTATAATGACCATGTTTTGGAAACGTCTGAATCTGGACaatacactgagaaaaaaatttattccgataaaatttttttttaatgaaaatttttgcgtcaaaaattacatattgtttttttgtatttttgacccattaatgttcttttaattggtttgcaatgttctagagagttgtagagtattgtaagacctttccaatgatAGGTCAAACATCTTTGTACGTTACGTAGAACCGGAGATATGagcttctaaagaaaaacctaaaaatggcAATATCTCAGGTTCTAGGGTACCTAGGAAGtcaaatgacctatcgttggaaaggtcttgatgccagctataacatactaaaatttcagccacCTACGACAAACTTTAGATTACATTATAGCTTAaaaggacgccattttgaaaattggccgccatatgCTTTTTAGCGGACGAAACCAAACCGcactcattttccttcctttatatgccctaaggaacatttatgccaattttcaGCTTTCTAGCACTGCCTGCAGTCTTTTGCCATGAGATGACCTAACTACTGCCAGAATCTAACAGGGGAACAAAAACATCACCTACTTCAAATGTGTCTCACAGACCTATTTGAGACAGGAGTTGTAGTGACCGGAGTGATGGCTGATGGAGCTACAGCTAACCTGAAAATGTATAAGTTGATGGGATGCGAAATCAAAATGAGTATTGAGTCagactacaacatatcaaaatttaaaggaaatctctAAAAGATGTTaagagatattgccccttaaagttaggcaaattttgtttttgattttagcgccacttgcggacgtttttggaacttggaatgctCTAGGCATTTGTAGGGTtttttgaaacctttcatttaggcttgagttggtcaaaatcggtcgagccgttctcgagttatatcgaaaaaacacttctTACTTtaagccgccatatttgctaaacggcttgaccgattttcaagtatgagtatTCAAGTATTGATggaaacgtctcactgagctctacaacatactaaaatttcagatttctaGCTAAAAGGGAAGTGGGtgatggtatttcaaaatggcggatgttggccatcttggattttggaaatgcgaaaaattgaaaatttacatccacatttcaattgaaaacttcaaaccggaagtctctatcttttaccgtTTAAAAGTTATAAAGCTTGAAAGAGGCGACCAGACGGCCGGTCGTCTAgatcaaaattttccaccaccatttttggaatgtgagATGTCTAAAATGTGCtaataccaagtttgagcccgatctgagggggttgatttttccgacgattacaatactaggtgttggccacgaagtggaacaccaactaataaaactcataaaaatttgagaaaatagaaTGCTTCACGTTTAAGTCTATGAATGACACAtagaacgcgaaagggttaacaaaattaattaataatttcacaatagatttttaattacaataaaatatcaatcaGTAAAGGTTAAAATCTTAATTAACGCATTTTTATTTCGTAATCTGTGAGTTCTGTGTCCGTTACAAGGTACACGTGAGTTTTAAAATTCAGCGGCCAAGGCGGACCCGAGGACGGACTTAGGCATTTAATGGGTTAACTTTTGTCCGAGTAAAACTTTTCGGCGTAATATTGTTTTCATTCTTTAAGCTCTAAAATGCTTtgtttttaaactaaattaacattaaaataaatataacttACTCACAGACACGGAGGAAAAGAGAATGGAGAGATTTTTGAGAACAAAATCAAACGAAGTTCCATTGAAGCGTTCCAACATAATGATTTCCCTCAAAACCGGTGAACCAATGGAAATCCCTGAGACTGATATTGTAAGTGATCGATAATgttatatgcaaaaaaaaataaatcttttttttttaatttcttttagctTGGACGTAGTAGAAGTGTTTCggaatttgagaaattaaacCGAATTGGAGAAGGAACTTATGGCATTGTTTGTGAGttattgttattaaaaaatattttccggtaATATGAtaaggaacttttttttttcagacagAGCCAGAGACACGAAAACCAATGAAATTGTTGCCCTGAAAAAAGTAAGGATGGATCAGGAGAAGGATGGTTTACCCATTAGCGGATTGCGTGAAATTATGATTCTCAAAACATGCCAACATGAGAATATCGTGCAACTCCGAGAAGTTGTAGTTGGGCGGAGTTTAGAGagtattttcctatctttgGAGTACTGTGAGCAGGATTTAGCATCCCTCCTGGATAATATGCAAACAAATTTCTCAGAATCTCAAGTTAAATGCCTCATCCTTCAAGTATTGCGGGGTGTTAAGTATTTGCATGAGAACTTTATAATTCACAGAGATTTAAAGGTTTCAAATCTCCTCCTGACGGATAAGGGAACAATTAAGATTGCCGATTTTGGCTTAGCAAAGCATTTTGGGATTCCCGCAAAGGCATCAACACCGCAAGTTGTGACTCTGTGGTATCGTGCCCCGGAATTGCTTCTTGGGTCGAAAATTCAATCAACTGCCGTGGATATTTGGGCTGTGGGATGCATACTGGGGGAATTGCTGGGGCATAAACCCCTACTGCCGGGTACAACGGAAATTGGGCAATTGGAACTGATTGTTGACCTCCTTGGGACACCATCTGATGCAATTTGGCCGGAATTTTCCCTCCTACCAGCTGTGCAGAATTTCACCCTAAAACAACAACCCTACAACAATCTCAAACAGAGATTCCCATGGCTCTCAGCTGCAGGATTGAGACTACTCAATTTCCTCTTTATGTATGACCCAAAGAAGAGGGCAACGGCAGAAGAATGTATCCAAAGTAGCTACTTCAAGGAAATTCCCTTTCGTGAGTACAAACTTATACGtatattttatacttaaaactattaaatgtttcaatttctttcaagCTTGTGATCCAAAATTAATGCCAACCTTTCCACATCATCGCAATCTGAAAGTTGGGGGGAGTTCTTCCGTGCCAAAAGCTGCCCAGGAGCCGGGTGTTAGTTCAACCACCGAACCCACAATCTCCTTCAGCTTACCAATTTCTGAACTTCTTGGAAATAttgttaagaaaagaaaacacgaATAAAGAGGAactacattttattattaccaTTAACAATGCAAGAGTTTAATTACTACTACAAGTACGGCCTATCCATTGGAGTATCCTTCTTAGCCTTTTTATCACGAGCTCTTGGGAACCATCGGTGTTTGGTGGTGTGCGTGATTCGCATCAATTCTTCACGAGCAACTTCCGCGTGCTTCCCCTTGAAAGCCTGCATTGCTGTGTTGATGGCATTATCCTTCAAAAGGGATGAATTGTCCCGAACAACTGGTGGCGGGATGGGTTTGCTGAATTCATACGGAAACTGCGTTTTGGGGTGCCATGCTACAAATGTTGATCCATCATCTGTTACTGCTATGGATTCGACTAAATTTTGAGCACCAATTGGGTGTTTAACTGATGCAAAATTGCGGAAAACGCATGAAAAACTCGAAGAAATCTTCGTAATCCTCATTGAGGAGGCGAACATTTTGTAAACTGAATTTGACAACTGAAAATGTGTCCGGGTACTACCATATGCTTGTCCCATATTTACCTGCACTGcttgtaataaattttgttcaaatgaaaattattaaattgaattagaaaaataaaagaatttaagcaATAATTTGGAATTGTAACAACGGTGGTGGACAAAAATgaattgaggaagaaatgGTAAGAAACTTGACCAAGAATATCTTCTTACATGTCCCTCGTccttttctttaacaaaaaattgctCTATTATCTCACGGAAAATACCTGTAATTACACCTGCAGTGTCAAGAATAACCCAAAGAGGATTTCCTTTAATAATTCCACAGCTTTGGGATGTAATTTGTGGGTAGagaattacatttttattctcatgAGGCTCGTCTTTAATTTCCTCCAATTTATTTCCAGGACAAATGTGCTGGAGTCAGAAGAAACGAACAAGTGCAATGAGGAAGGATAGAGCAGTGAAGGATTGTCAGTATTGTGGGAAAAAGTACAAATTTACAAAGAGTCTCTCTAAGCACAttgaaaaagctcacaaagtTGTGAAGGATGAggtagaaaatgaaattctggAGGAGGAATTGAAGAGAAACCCAGCAGAATTAGCCAAGAATCCCCAGAGCATAACAGAAAAGGAATCTGTTGTATTTGATCAGCTGAACAGGATCATCAAAAGTGAACCAGAGAGTGAAGACAACGATGAAGAGGAGCATTCGAGGAAGGCCCCTGAAGATCTCAGAGAAAAGGAGGAAGTCAAAATACAAGCAAAGATTGAATTTATAGACATCCAGGAAAGGtagaaaattagcaaaaaaaaattgagatttccaggattttctttccttttaaataataaattcctcaattttgtAGTTCCCTCTGTGATGAGAAGGGAAAGAAGGATTTCTCCACGAGATGCGCAAGAACAACGGAGAAGGGAGAAAAGGAATATATTTGTgcaatttgtaagaaaatctacCCACGACCAAGTCGCCTAAGAAGACACTTCCGGAAGCATACTGGTGAGAAGAGAACCAAATGGTTCAATTGCAATACGTGCCAGAAGCAGTTCTCAACGGAAGAGAAGCTCAAAAAGCACAATCTCCGGAAGCATTCATCAAACGAGGGATCTTGTGTCAATCAAAAAACATCTAATGGTCAAGCTAATGGGGAAGATCCAATGGAATTATCATCAATTCCACTTCAGGAAGATACGagaaattcctttgaaaaGTAAGTTTTATGATCTAGAAATaagtttctattttatttatcaacaggaactattttattttttaggagattctttaattctttttattaagatttctttctcttctaaagataaaattcctcaatttaaccctttctcgTTCTATAggttcttgaattttaattaacctgctggccgccaagaccttggagcttccttagagcgccaaggtggggtcgttgaacgaccccaagaaggaagtcgattttctcataaactataaaaccgggaactgtcgggtcactacctttagactccttatatagtcctcttgccccttgcatcacaaattcgccacccggaaacacgcagaagaagatattagggaaaaacatttttcattcatttttcacactttcttcgtgagaaatttgccacgaagttgaccgcaactgctattttttttcactacttccccacattcccctcacttcccgcaccgtgataaatggcaatatttctcgaatattctttattgttttgcacatttatatgcttctaattatgttttatgttgtttatgtta is part of the Lutzomyia longipalpis isolate SR_M1_2022 chromosome 3, ASM2433408v1 genome and harbors:
- the LOC129792086 gene encoding BOS complex subunit NOMO1 — encoded protein: MIRITFIEFSLIVLLIPLKLLTCEEILGCGGFIKSHASIDFSKVEIKLFTKQGSLKDKTDCSPSNGYYFLPLYDKGEYILKISPPPGWSFEPEEVKLDFNGETDICSQGRDVNFAFRGFGISGRIAILGQPHLGAQGVHVELHDSSNSKADVRLTTTDSSGSFFFTPVIPGLYKIRVHHDKWYFEKTEIAVEVNTGNTELPENSLQVSGFDIMGTVLSDGQSFGNIAIALLPEKGMKHSPKCISSQYTSTISSERGYSEMPLCVSMSDNETGSFTFSGVNPGKYLVKPFFPQSDVIYNIEPDAIEVTVEKDTVELRRHFEVKGFSVTGRILTNAINGKGVKNAMVKLNGLDVALTQDDGSYKFENIKSGTFTIQVTAENVQFTDQNVEIAAGNPRIPDIIVSEFKVCGQVVSSVSHRVVIKDLQEIFHVDLETPAGGSGGWCTYLPNGKYTVQVLLSDEEKMAGIQFIPKIQNINVNSSPLSGIVFRQLRATVVGDVKCLPDAKDSSGCKDITINLNSLDMSGNDNGQYISAVLKNGKYTFTDVMPGKYEASVQDTSLCWETSRYAFVVQSATETIPTFIHSGFKVTIIASHVVKMKYRWEKAPANATELVEKDLQIGLNFFCVPKEGVYNVEFDWNHQYDPKEIPKTFSTGATTPYFVTFSKHRSIFGRIEPPVEGARVKLHFPGNSEMADVETESNNRGEFKFTNVDASVEIEITATKESYEFTAFNRNTNTINAKKLCEIVATVRDDAGNLLSGVLLSLSGGESYRKNLVTGDDGVIKFHSLSPSEYFLRPMMKEYKFDPASKIIDVQEGSTTFVDLTGRRISFSIFGIVTTLNGEPFPNVLVEAFAQAPCPNHQEETNSEANGHFRIRGLQPGCTYDVQVKKGGGAGGNIQVDRTIPAKHKIEMKNADVKDASIIAISPLEFIDVTARVMASNNNHYKSLKISLFKKGNMDKPVYSQRIDSPLNPKSNINPGIMVFFPRIPFDGKSTYIVDLKTSLSEKNFKFNQPVAQFIANESTIFIELNFNADVRTTDGDLNPNSIVALVLILLIGFGFLKQDLVIELGRILWNKLNTIIQEAIDRRRKNEISKFDENFDEKELERLAKSINSVKKKKIKKIN
- the LOC129792124 gene encoding uncharacterized protein LOC129792124; this translates as MSKKLLFLFFVITIFCVIYSVAEEISDKSDKDTEITPRRRKHLYSALFPLVGLGGLHAISAFVAIKLKLVIVFILIVATAFFGFKVWTGGALFGCKNHGPEIIHEGPIIPYDSGHIVPHTSPDFSYSGGYSGPDPYSAWNPETIGSGPPSGGEIHHDHHDHHDHLDFHHDDHHDAPDIQHSKRRVAYQGTAGARQSSGGFDWTSLAFAVLGVDTMVCRKRFTCEMEVQSKNNPFFGFAYNYLSRGMWSEYRNYPEIPHSLSDCARLFKECYSPADDQVNEKNTTEEESSTDESIEDVVTPEANDESSESLGRQMLMRRISRKLHESENRQ
- the LOC129792120 gene encoding cyclin-dependent kinase 10, with amino-acid sequence MERFLRTKSNEVPLKRSNIMISLKTGEPMEIPETDILGRSRSVSEFEKLNRIGEGTYGIVYRARDTKTNEIVALKKVRMDQEKDGLPISGLREIMILKTCQHENIVQLREVVVGRSLESIFLSLEYCEQDLASLLDNMQTNFSESQVKCLILQVLRGVKYLHENFIIHRDLKVSNLLLTDKGTIKIADFGLAKHFGIPAKASTPQVVTLWYRAPELLLGSKIQSTAVDIWAVGCILGELLGHKPLLPGTTEIGQLELIVDLLGTPSDAIWPEFSLLPAVQNFTLKQQPYNNLKQRFPWLSAAGLRLLNFLFMYDPKKRATAEECIQSSYFKEIPFPCDPKLMPTFPHHRNLKVGGSSSVPKAAQEPGVSSTTEPTISFSLPISELLGNIVKKRKHE
- the LOC129792141 gene encoding 39S ribosomal protein L42, mitochondrial, which translates into the protein MFASSMRITKISSSFSCVFRNFASVKHPIGAQNLVESIAVTDDGSTFVAWHPKTQFPYEFSKPIPPPVVRDNSSLLKDNAINTAMQAFKGKHAEVAREELMRITHTTKHRWFPRARDKKAKKDTPMDRPYL